The following are encoded in a window of Narcine bancroftii isolate sNarBan1 chromosome 2, sNarBan1.hap1, whole genome shotgun sequence genomic DNA:
- the LOC138752544 gene encoding V-type proton ATPase subunit G 2-like — translation MASQSQGIQQLLHAEKRAAEKVAEARKRKARRLRQAKEEAQGEIEQYRLEREKDFRHKQEAVMGSQGNLAAEVEQLTRQKIQAMQANHHRNKEKVLRQLLMPVCDIKPEIHHNYRIGM, via the exons ATGGCAAGTCAGTCACAGGGAATACAGCAGCTCCTCCACGCTGAGAAACGCGCCGCGGAGAAGGTCGCCGAGGCCAGGAAAC GGAAGGCCCGCAGACTGAGGCAGGCGAAAGAAGAAGCCCAGGGGGAGATTGAACAGTACCGGCTGGAGAGGGAGAAAGACTTCCGCCACAAGCAGGAAGCG GTCATGGGGTCCCAGGGTAACCTGGCGGCGGAGGTGGAGCAGCTGACACGACAGAAGATCCAGGCGATGCAGGCCAATCACCACCGCAACAAGGAGAAGGTCCTTCGCCAACTGCTGATGCCAGTTTGTGACATCAAGCCCGAAATCCACCACAATTACCGCATCGGCATGTAG